A section of the Corynebacterium tuberculostearicum genome encodes:
- the rpmA gene encoding 50S ribosomal protein L27, which translates to MAHKKGASSSSNGRDSESKRLGVKRFGGQQVNAGEIIVRQRGTKFHPGENVGRGGDDTLFALAAGSVEFGIKRGRRMVNIVPAEEVAAEATA; encoded by the coding sequence ATGGCACACAAGAAGGGTGCTTCCAGCTCCAGCAACGGTCGCGATTCCGAGTCCAAGCGTCTCGGTGTCAAGCGCTTCGGTGGTCAGCAGGTTAATGCCGGCGAGATCATCGTGCGTCAGCGCGGCACCAAGTTCCACCCAGGTGAGAACGTAGGCCGCGGCGGCGACGATACCCTGTTCGCGCTTGCAGCTGGCTCCGTTGAGTTCGGTATCAAGCGTGGCCGTCGTATGGTCAACATTGTTCCGGCCGAAGAGGTTGCTGCAGAAGCAACTGCTTAA
- the rplU gene encoding 50S ribosomal protein L21, which translates to MYAIVKTGGKQYKVAEGDLVKVEKIEGEPGSAVALTPVLLVDGADVKSKASDLEKVSVSAEIVEQGKGPKVDILKYKNKTGYKKRQGHRQPVTTLKITGIK; encoded by the coding sequence ATGTACGCGATCGTCAAGACCGGCGGCAAGCAGTACAAGGTTGCTGAAGGTGACCTCGTCAAGGTCGAGAAGATCGAGGGTGAGCCAGGCTCTGCCGTAGCTCTCACCCCGGTTCTGCTCGTCGATGGCGCCGATGTTAAGTCCAAGGCTTCCGACTTGGAGAAGGTTTCTGTCTCCGCAGAAATCGTTGAGCAGGGTAAGGGCCCGAAGGTCGATATCCTGAAGTACAAGAACAAGACTGGTTACAAGAAGCGTCAGGGCCACCGTCAGCCTGTGACCACCTTGAAGATCACCGGTATCAAGTAA
- a CDS encoding translation initiation factor IF-2 N-terminal domain-containing protein yields MVAQNSQETTESLKAAASLAQNLDRGQLKDKTRVYSLAKQLGLSSRELVAQLKDMGLKKSAQSSLSREEAGQVLDAVANAAAVADAPASDTTEVPAEEPEGKVAAQPEETPDEEQEKKPAKKRAKRARKATRKSAAVAPEEPADAAESGEGEQSAEDEEHLRHRVRKNVDNEISQIEDKVEASLAQAAAETGAAAEEPEDAEAAEPEAAEATGETDEVPASALDTGTVDAAKLHEALAEAGEDFEDDYYAPHIVPRAESEEDSGHYDFAPIFMAPQQDEAAAFAPAVDAEEEDFAADDSARDDDEGAADSAEGSREHSGSGSGSDRGSGKSEGRRRGRRGASRGRGAGAKREEQADEPEHIEEPKAIRGSTRIEAQKRRRAELREKGRTRQHIVSQAEFLARREAVERTMVVRDKEREDGAGIITQVGVLEDDLLVEHFVTTESQASLIGNIYLGRVQNVLPSMEAAFVDIGQGRNGVLYAGEIDWRKTKLHGRARKVENALKSGDQVLVQVAKDPIGHKGARLTTQISLAGRYLVYVPGGRSAGISRKLPAPERKRLKDILGRVVPGDGGAIIRTAAENVPEEAIATDVNRLHSRWEDIVAHAKKEKSSKGAKPVTMYEEPNMLIKVVRDLFNEDFTELIVDGKRSFNTVRAYVDSMAPDLADRVVRYRAKDHGGQDAFEAYRIDEQLHKALSRKVWLPSGGTLVIDRTEAMTVIDVNTGKFTGSGGNLEETVTRNNLEAAEEIVRQMRLRDLGGMIVVDFIDMVLPENQDLVLRRLKEALGRDRTRHQVSEVTSLGLVQMTRKRLGTGLVETFSTECECCNGRGIIIHQYPVDEAEGDQRSKHSGRKSKAHKKQHHDPQQHPTAVAMHKHELDDAPESSSKPKRFKKTQAPVYGTESEEAARESAKTSLEDLVANVVVDERGPAESQAESEEHSGDHDRSKERGRGRGRRRARKRTQTEVSDIEAIAYAAADNAAESDEVQEFNSYVPDADTDADSGAVAQAHPGAGAGSKRSKKPRRATRRSKATHTAAGGEQKALEKEAAPEKMAPEKATGKTYDEAVAEFEASPRRKRRTRGNSRSDRRPQPQDFAVAGEQDSADGDGNASRAEAQHGEKTSREERKARGRGRRRSVRTQQAKRRTTSRVPHEVKEKAQEHEHKQVGGSAEQRHEKAAGAARAGRVGGKGRGRRRAVRQAAPKKAVADNPKVAKTAPGRSTQQDGSSDRSGAGQRAATGDTKVLRRGKKRAVRKKGTSASAKAPKAQDNAAQNQAAGSGPPQEKARAKSGRGRRRVARRSTS; encoded by the coding sequence ATGGTGGCACAGAACTCTCAAGAAACAACTGAAAGCCTCAAGGCGGCGGCGTCTTTGGCCCAGAACCTGGACCGCGGCCAGCTCAAGGACAAGACCCGCGTGTATTCCCTGGCCAAGCAGCTGGGGCTTTCCTCGCGCGAGCTGGTGGCACAGCTCAAAGACATGGGCCTGAAAAAGAGCGCGCAGAGCTCCCTTTCCCGCGAGGAAGCAGGCCAGGTGCTGGACGCTGTGGCGAACGCCGCCGCGGTTGCCGACGCCCCCGCGAGCGACACCACCGAAGTACCGGCTGAAGAGCCCGAGGGCAAGGTCGCTGCGCAACCGGAAGAAACCCCGGACGAGGAACAGGAAAAGAAGCCAGCTAAGAAGCGTGCCAAGCGCGCCCGCAAGGCCACCCGTAAGTCCGCCGCTGTAGCGCCTGAAGAGCCGGCAGATGCCGCCGAGTCAGGGGAAGGGGAGCAGTCCGCGGAAGACGAAGAGCACCTGCGCCACCGCGTGCGCAAGAACGTGGACAATGAGATCTCCCAGATCGAAGACAAGGTAGAGGCATCGCTGGCCCAGGCCGCAGCCGAAACAGGCGCAGCCGCCGAGGAGCCTGAGGACGCTGAAGCGGCAGAACCCGAAGCTGCAGAAGCCACGGGTGAGACGGACGAAGTACCGGCTAGTGCACTCGATACCGGAACGGTTGATGCGGCGAAGTTGCACGAGGCGCTGGCCGAGGCCGGAGAGGACTTCGAGGATGACTACTACGCCCCGCACATCGTCCCGCGCGCCGAGTCCGAGGAAGACTCCGGCCACTATGACTTTGCGCCTATCTTCATGGCCCCGCAGCAGGACGAAGCAGCGGCATTCGCACCGGCAGTAGACGCAGAGGAGGAGGACTTCGCTGCCGACGACTCCGCACGCGACGACGATGAGGGCGCTGCGGACTCCGCCGAAGGTAGCCGCGAGCACTCCGGCTCCGGCTCCGGCTCCGACCGTGGTTCCGGAAAGTCTGAGGGCCGCCGCCGTGGGCGCCGTGGCGCATCCCGCGGACGCGGCGCCGGTGCAAAGCGCGAAGAGCAGGCGGACGAGCCGGAGCACATTGAAGAGCCGAAGGCCATCCGTGGCTCCACGCGCATCGAGGCTCAAAAGCGCCGCCGGGCCGAACTGCGCGAAAAGGGCCGCACCCGCCAGCACATCGTCTCCCAAGCGGAGTTCCTTGCCCGCCGCGAAGCCGTGGAGCGCACCATGGTGGTGCGCGATAAGGAGCGCGAGGACGGCGCCGGCATCATCACCCAGGTGGGCGTATTAGAAGATGACCTGCTGGTCGAGCACTTCGTGACCACCGAGTCCCAAGCCTCGCTCATTGGCAATATCTACTTGGGCCGCGTCCAAAACGTGCTGCCGTCCATGGAGGCGGCCTTCGTGGACATCGGACAGGGCCGAAACGGCGTGCTCTACGCCGGTGAAATCGACTGGCGCAAGACCAAGCTGCACGGGCGCGCCCGCAAGGTAGAAAACGCCCTGAAGTCTGGTGACCAGGTGCTGGTGCAGGTGGCCAAGGATCCCATCGGCCACAAGGGTGCGCGGCTTACCACCCAGATTTCCCTTGCCGGCCGCTACCTGGTCTACGTACCAGGCGGGCGCAGCGCCGGCATTTCCCGCAAGCTACCTGCCCCAGAGCGCAAGCGCTTGAAGGATATCCTCGGCCGCGTAGTGCCGGGCGATGGTGGTGCGATTATCCGCACCGCCGCCGAAAACGTCCCAGAAGAGGCAATTGCTACCGACGTCAACCGCCTGCACAGCCGGTGGGAGGACATCGTGGCACATGCTAAGAAGGAGAAATCCTCCAAGGGCGCCAAGCCGGTGACCATGTATGAAGAGCCCAATATGCTCATCAAGGTGGTGCGCGATCTCTTCAACGAGGACTTCACCGAGCTCATCGTCGATGGCAAGCGCTCCTTCAATACCGTCCGCGCCTATGTGGATTCCATGGCGCCGGACCTTGCGGATCGCGTGGTGCGCTACCGCGCCAAGGACCACGGCGGCCAGGATGCCTTCGAGGCTTACCGCATTGATGAGCAGCTGCATAAGGCGCTCTCGCGCAAGGTATGGCTGCCCTCCGGCGGCACGTTGGTCATCGACCGCACCGAGGCCATGACCGTCATTGACGTCAATACCGGCAAGTTCACCGGTTCTGGCGGCAACCTAGAGGAAACCGTTACCCGCAATAACCTCGAGGCGGCCGAAGAAATCGTGCGCCAGATGCGCCTGCGCGATCTTGGCGGCATGATCGTCGTGGACTTTATCGATATGGTCCTGCCAGAAAACCAGGATCTGGTGCTGCGCCGCCTGAAGGAAGCCTTGGGCCGCGATCGCACCCGCCACCAAGTATCCGAGGTTACCTCGCTGGGCTTGGTGCAGATGACCCGCAAACGCCTGGGCACCGGCCTGGTGGAGACCTTCTCCACCGAGTGCGAGTGCTGCAACGGCCGTGGCATTATCATTCACCAGTACCCGGTGGACGAGGCCGAGGGCGATCAGCGCTCCAAGCATTCTGGCCGCAAGTCCAAGGCACACAAGAAGCAGCACCACGATCCGCAGCAGCACCCGACTGCGGTGGCGATGCATAAGCACGAGCTTGACGACGCCCCCGAAAGCTCCTCCAAGCCCAAGCGCTTCAAGAAGACCCAGGCGCCGGTTTACGGTACCGAGAGCGAAGAGGCCGCACGGGAATCTGCCAAGACGTCGTTGGAAGATCTCGTAGCCAACGTCGTTGTGGACGAGCGCGGTCCGGCTGAGTCGCAGGCCGAATCGGAAGAGCATAGCGGAGACCACGACCGCAGCAAGGAGCGCGGACGTGGACGCGGTCGCCGCCGCGCGCGCAAGCGCACTCAGACTGAGGTATCCGATATCGAGGCCATCGCGTATGCCGCGGCGGATAATGCGGCCGAGAGCGACGAGGTGCAGGAATTTAATTCCTATGTCCCCGATGCGGATACGGACGCGGACTCGGGTGCCGTTGCTCAGGCACACCCTGGTGCAGGGGCCGGCTCCAAGCGAAGCAAAAAGCCGCGCCGGGCGACGCGCCGGTCTAAGGCCACGCACACGGCTGCAGGCGGTGAGCAGAAGGCACTGGAAAAGGAAGCCGCTCCGGAGAAAATGGCTCCGGAGAAAGCAACTGGAAAGACCTATGACGAGGCAGTAGCCGAGTTTGAGGCTTCCCCGCGCCGCAAGCGCCGCACCCGCGGCAATTCGCGCTCCGATAGGCGCCCGCAGCCGCAGGATTTCGCGGTCGCCGGTGAGCAGGACTCTGCCGACGGCGACGGTAACGCTAGCCGGGCTGAAGCCCAGCACGGAGAGAAGACCTCGCGCGAAGAGCGCAAGGCTCGCGGGCGTGGCCGCCGTCGTTCGGTACGCACCCAGCAGGCCAAGCGTCGGACTACCTCGCGCGTGCCGCACGAGGTCAAGGAAAAGGCGCAGGAGCACGAACACAAGCAGGTGGGCGGGTCCGCCGAGCAGCGTCATGAAAAGGCCGCTGGCGCCGCACGCGCGGGGCGCGTCGGTGGCAAGGGCCGTGGGCGTCGCCGTGCCGTGCGCCAGGCCGCTCCTAAAAAGGCGGTAGCAGACAATCCGAAGGTAGCGAAGACCGCCCCGGGCCGTTCGACGCAGCAGGATGGCTCGTCGGATCGTTCCGGTGCTGGCCAGCGGGCGGCCACGGGCGATACCAAGGTGCTGCGCCGCGGAAAGAAGAGGGCGGTGCGCAAGAAGGGGACGTCGGCAAGCGCCAAGGCCCCAAAGGCGCAGGATAACGCCGCTCAGAACCAGGCTGCAGGAAGCGGGCCACCCCAGGAAAAAGCGCGGGCTAAGTCTGGGCGCGGCCGACGCCGCGTAGCACGGCGAAGCACGTCTTAG
- the arsB gene encoding ACR3 family arsenite efflux transporter yields MAVTQRPKLSFLDRFLPVWIIMAMAVGLLIGHFLPGIGKALSALEVGGISLPIALGLLVMMYPPLAKVRYEKTRDIAADGRLMVISIVLNWVVGPALMFTLAWIFLADQPELRTGLIIVGLARCIAMVLVWSDLSCADREATAVLVAINSIFQVAMFGVMGWFYLQVLPGWLGLDTTSVEFSFWSIVTAVLVFLGIPLLLGVLSRVWGEKVKGREWFEDRFLPAVSPLAMIGLLYTIVLLFSLQGEQLVAQPTAVVRVAIPLVIYFVGMFFLALGVAKAGGMNYAQSASVAFTAAGNNFELAIAVSIGTFGAASAQALAGTIGPLIEIPVLVGLVYIMLWIGPKLFPGDKSLPS; encoded by the coding sequence ATGGCCGTTACGCAACGCCCAAAGTTGTCATTTCTCGATAGATTCCTTCCTGTGTGGATCATCATGGCCATGGCTGTGGGGCTATTGATAGGCCACTTCCTGCCAGGCATTGGAAAAGCACTGTCTGCTCTAGAGGTTGGCGGTATTTCTCTTCCAATCGCGCTGGGCCTGCTAGTTATGATGTATCCGCCCTTGGCTAAAGTTCGCTACGAAAAGACTCGAGACATTGCTGCCGATGGCCGCCTGATGGTGATATCTATCGTGCTGAACTGGGTGGTGGGGCCCGCGTTGATGTTTACCTTGGCGTGGATATTTTTGGCAGACCAGCCGGAGTTGCGAACCGGCTTAATCATCGTCGGATTGGCGCGCTGCATCGCCATGGTCTTGGTATGGTCCGACCTTTCCTGCGCGGATCGAGAGGCCACAGCGGTACTTGTGGCTATCAATTCGATTTTCCAAGTAGCCATGTTTGGCGTCATGGGTTGGTTCTACTTGCAAGTTCTACCTGGATGGTTAGGCCTAGACACCACCTCTGTTGAATTTTCTTTCTGGTCCATCGTCACTGCGGTTCTTGTGTTCCTAGGAATCCCCCTGCTGCTTGGCGTGCTCTCACGGGTGTGGGGAGAAAAGGTCAAAGGACGCGAATGGTTCGAAGACCGTTTTCTCCCGGCAGTCTCGCCTTTGGCGATGATTGGTTTGCTCTACACCATCGTGCTGCTGTTTTCGCTGCAAGGGGAGCAGTTGGTAGCGCAGCCTACTGCGGTGGTTAGAGTGGCGATTCCACTGGTTATTTACTTCGTTGGAATGTTTTTCCTTGCCTTGGGCGTAGCAAAAGCCGGGGGAATGAACTACGCACAGTCTGCTTCCGTGGCTTTTACCGCAGCCGGAAATAACTTCGAGCTAGCCATTGCAGTTTCCATCGGCACCTTTGGCGCCGCGTCAGCACAGGCCCTCGCCGGCACCATCGGGCCACTGATTGAAATCCCAGTGCTCGTGGGCCTTGTTTATATAATGCTCTGGATAGGCCCGAAGCTCTTCCCAGGAGACAAAAGCTTGCCAAGTTAG
- a CDS encoding ArsR/SmtB family transcription factor, with translation MDSSPSNADSTPDAQCCSLSSGPLSQGDSLRFSQQFKVLADPARLRLLSILCDEGCGPMSVTELTALSGLSQPTVSHHLGKLRESGLLIKQQSGRTVTHRVQKEAFRTLRQLLSFD, from the coding sequence ATGGACTCCTCCCCTAGCAATGCCGATAGCACCCCGGATGCACAGTGCTGTTCCCTGAGCAGTGGCCCACTCAGCCAAGGCGACTCCCTCCGCTTTTCCCAGCAATTTAAAGTACTTGCTGACCCAGCCCGCCTGCGCCTGCTATCCATATTGTGCGACGAGGGCTGCGGCCCGATGAGCGTTACGGAGCTGACCGCGCTTTCCGGCCTGAGCCAACCGACGGTATCTCATCACCTCGGCAAGTTGAGGGAATCCGGTCTCTTAATCAAGCAACAATCGGGCCGTACCGTTACCCATCGAGTGCAAAAGGAAGCCTTCCGCACACTGCGCCAGTTACTCTCCTTCGATTAG